A segment of the Mycobacterium intracellulare ATCC 13950 genome:
GCCCCGGGCAGGCCCTTGAACTTCTGCCAGTCGCCGGTGATCTTCAGCAGCTTGAGGACGGGCTCGGTGGGCTGGGCACCCACGGACAGCCAGTACTGGGCGCGCTCGGAGTCGATCTCGATGAAGCTCGGGTCTTCCTTCGGGTGATACCGGCCGATGACCTCGATGGAGCGACCGTCGCGCCGGGTCCGCGCGTCGGCGACGGCGATGCGGTACTGGGGATTGCGGATCTTGCCAAGCCGGGTGAGCTTGATCTTGACAGCCATGGTTAAGCGACTTCTCCTGTGTGTGTCACGCTGCAATTCAGCGATCGGGGCGGGAATGCCCGGATCCGGTTTTGCCTCGCGTTTCTGACCGGCCGGCGATGCGTGATCGCTCGGCGGACAGCCGCCTATTGTGCCAGACCAGGGGCGGCGATCAGAAATTGTGGCGATCGCAAGCGCGGCGCAGCCGGGCGCGGCGGGTCGCCACCATCCGGTCGAGCCTCACATCACCTTCTGGAAGACCTTGGTCTCCACGCGCCGGGTCATCCGCCAGCCCTCGGGGGTGCGCGCGAACTCGTCGTCGTACCAGAGGCCGCAGAACAGCACCTGCTCGTTATCGCCACCGAGCACCATCGGGTTGAAGCAGATCACCCGCGACGACGCCGTGTCCCCGTCGATGCGTACCGAGAAATTGCCGAGCATGTGGGCATACACCGGGAAGTTGGGCAGCACCTCGGCCAGCCACTTCTTGACCTCGGGATAGTGCCCCTCGATGCCGCCCAGCGCCGTGTAGTCGATGTAGGCGTCGGGGGTGAACACCCGGTCCAGGTCGTCGAAGCGGCGGTTGTCGATGGCGGTGGAGTAATCCACCAGAAGCTGCTGGATCTCAAGGCGGTCGGATATCTCGGCCAGGCTCAACATGCATCGGACAGTAGACGAAAATCCGCGGCGACAAGGGCCGGAAGTTAGACTCTCGGCCCATGCGGAAGCTCGTGGGCTCGGTGTCCGGGATGGCCGCGGCGCTGCTCGCCGTCGTCGCGTTCGGTGCCCCTGTCCCCCTCTCGCGCGCCGACAGCAGCCAACCGATCGGCTCGATCCCCATCCCCGACGGCCCGGCGCAGACGTGGATCATCGCCGATCTGGACAGCGGTCAGGTGCTCGCCGGCCGCGACCAGAACGTGGCCCACCCGCCGGCGAGCACGATCAAGACGCTGCTGGCCCAGGTGGTCCTGGATTCGGTGAGCCTGGATTCCACGGTGGTCGCCGACGTCGCCGACACCCAGGTCGAATGCAACTGCGTCGGCATCAAACCGGGCCGCACCTACACCGCGCGCCAGCTCCTCGACGGCCTGCTGCTGGTCTCGGGCAACGACGCCGCCAACACGTTGGCCCACATGCTGGGCGGACCCGACGTCACCGTCGCCAAGATGAACGCCAAGGCGGCCTCGCTGGGCGCCACCAACACGCACGCGGCGACGCCGTCCGGCCTCGACGGCCCGGGCGGGTCGGGCTCGTCCACGGCGCACGACCTGGCCGTGATCTTCCGCGCGGCGATGGCCAACCCGGTGTTCGCGCAGATCACCGCCGAGCCGTCGGCGATGTTCCCCGGCGATAACGGCGACCGCCTCATCACCAACCAGGACGAACTGCTGCAGCGCTACCCCGGTGCGATCGGCGGCAAGACAGGGTTCACCAACGCCGCCCGCAAGACCTTCGTCGGCGCCGCCGCGCGCGGTGGCCGCCGGCTGGTGATCGCCATGATGTACGGGTTGGTGAAAGAGGGCGGGCCGTCGTATTGGGATCAGGCGGCGACGTTGTTCGACTGGGGATTCGCGCAAAGCCCGCAGGCCGGCATCGGCTCGCTGTAATCGCCGCTCGCGCAGCTCAATCCGGCAGCGCGGCGGTCAGCAGCGCCATCAGCACCGGGATCCGCCGGGCCGCGATGTCCGGTTGCGGCAGCACGCCTTCCACCACGGCGGCGCCGTCGAACACGTTGGTCATCAGCGCCACGAACACCGGGAAGGTGTCCTCGGGGAAGCGTTCGGCGCCCGGGAGCGCCCGGGCGGCGTCGTGGATCTTCGCCGCATACTGCCCGAGCTCGTGTTGCAAAGTCTCCCTGAGCTTTTCGTCGGTGCGGGCGGCCACCAGCAGTTCATAGATGACGGCGTTGGCCGGACCGCTGGTGATGTCACGCAGGATCCCCAGGGCCGCCTCCAGGGCCGGCCGGTCGGCGGGTATCTCGGCGACCCCCTTGGTGAACGACTCCAGCTGGCGGCGCAGCACCTCCGACGCCGTTGCCGCCATGAAATCGCCCATGGTGTCGAAGTGCCGGAACAGCGCGCCCACCGACACCCCGGCCCGCTTGGTGATCACCGCGGCGGACGCCCGGGCGTAGCCGACCTCGATGATGGTGGCGATGCAGGCGTCGAGCAGCCGCCCGACGGTTTCCTCGCGGCGCTGTTGCTGGGTTCTGGCCATGTCAGGCGCTCTGGGTCAGGGCGCCCTGTGGTCGGCGGGCGCGCTCGCCGGCCCGCAGGTAGCGGCCCGACGTCACGGTTTGCCCGTAGCCGTCGCGGAATCGGCCCCCGCCGAACACGACGACGCCGCCCACCCCGGTCGCGACGACGGCGTGGTCGTTGCGATTGACCATGCGGCGCAGGCCACCGTAGAACGGCACCGCTTCCTCGTGGTAGCGGTCGACGGATTCGTCCAGACCGGCCGGGTCGATGACTACGAAGTCCGCGCGGTCGCCGACCCGCAGCGTGCCGGCGTCGATGCCGAACCACTCGGCCAGTTCGCCGGTGAGCCGGTGCACCGCCTGCTGTATCGACAGGAAGGGCGCGCCGGCCCGGTGCGCGTCCTGGGTGCGCTTGAGCATGCGCAGTGCAAAGTTGTAGAACGCCATGTTGCGCAGGTGCGCGCCGGCGTCGGAGAAACCCATATGGATGCTGGGGTCGGCGGCGAGCTTGTCGAGCTGCTTGGGCCGGTGGTTGGCCACGATCGTGGTCCACCGGACGTTGCGCTCGCCGTTTTCGACGAGCACGTCGAGGAACGCGTCCAGTGGGTGCAGGCCACGCTCGTCGGCGATCGCACCGAAGCTCTTGCCGATCAACGACGCGTCGGGGCATTCGACGATGACCGCGTCGTGAAAGTCGCGGTGCCACAGCGACGGTCCTAGCTTGATGCGGTCGAACTCGCGGCGGAACCGACGACGATAGGCCTCGTCGGCCAGAAGTTCGTTGCGCTGCAACTGATCCCGCAGGTGAAGCGCTGCGGTGCCCGCCCCGAACTCCTCGAACACCGGCAGATCGATTCCGTCGGAA
Coding sequences within it:
- the rpsP gene encoding 30S ribosomal protein S16, whose protein sequence is MAVKIKLTRLGKIRNPQYRIAVADARTRRDGRSIEVIGRYHPKEDPSFIEIDSERAQYWLSVGAQPTEPVLKLLKITGDWQKFKGLPGAEGRLKVKPAKPSKLELFNAALAEAEGGPTTEAAKPKKKSPAKKTAKAAEGESKAESEGAAQTAETKPAEAPTEGGEQAESTTES
- a CDS encoding nuclear transport factor 2 family protein yields the protein MLSLAEISDRLEIQQLLVDYSTAIDNRRFDDLDRVFTPDAYIDYTALGGIEGHYPEVKKWLAEVLPNFPVYAHMLGNFSVRIDGDTASSRVICFNPMVLGGDNEQVLFCGLWYDDEFARTPEGWRMTRRVETKVFQKVM
- a CDS encoding D-alanyl-D-alanine carboxypeptidase family protein produces the protein MRKLVGSVSGMAAALLAVVAFGAPVPLSRADSSQPIGSIPIPDGPAQTWIIADLDSGQVLAGRDQNVAHPPASTIKTLLAQVVLDSVSLDSTVVADVADTQVECNCVGIKPGRTYTARQLLDGLLLVSGNDAANTLAHMLGGPDVTVAKMNAKAASLGATNTHAATPSGLDGPGGSGSSTAHDLAVIFRAAMANPVFAQITAEPSAMFPGDNGDRLITNQDELLQRYPGAIGGKTGFTNAARKTFVGAAARGGRRLVIAMMYGLVKEGGPSYWDQAATLFDWGFAQSPQAGIGSL
- a CDS encoding TetR/AcrR family transcriptional regulator, which gives rise to MARTQQQRREETVGRLLDACIATIIEVGYARASAAVITKRAGVSVGALFRHFDTMGDFMAATASEVLRRQLESFTKGVAEIPADRPALEAALGILRDITSGPANAVIYELLVAARTDEKLRETLQHELGQYAAKIHDAARALPGAERFPEDTFPVFVALMTNVFDGAAVVEGVLPQPDIAARRIPVLMALLTAALPD